The Xenopus tropicalis strain Nigerian chromosome 1, UCB_Xtro_10.0, whole genome shotgun sequence DNA segment taatattttttacatattgtaAAATAACATGTAGAATCAGTGTCAGTGTGGGTGCAATAATTTAGGCAGATGGTGACCATACCAAACATAACATTTTATGTGTCAGTATTAAGAATTGTGCTGTCAGGACAGATATATGTCTTTTCATTTGATTATAGGTATGAGCAGTCCTCCAGCTCCATCTACTGGACACCTGTAGATATTTCCTGGTGttagttatttgtttaataaagttaGCTATTGACCCCTGATGTCATAACTCCAGGTCACAGGAAGTAGGTGTTTTTCAGCCTGTGCAGTTTATCTCATGTGCTTTCAGCTTTCTCCATGCTAAACAGGCCCTATGCAGCATTGTTGGTGAGTGTATACAGTTTTACTTGCTTAATATACTCAGTTTCTGCATCTGAGAGAGAGAGGTTTGTTTCTGTTTGATAGCAGATTTATTACATCTGTGTAATGTATATGCATGCATATTGTTTCACCAGCAGAGACACTTATACCAtttcatttgtatgtatttcaGTTTTACCCTTTCATCTTCAAATACTCATTAAACAAGTTAACAACTTACACAGTGTGGTGTTTTGAAGAAGGGTTATCTGCCTGTCAATCTTACTTCAGACAGTGAGCAGGACAGAACAGTAGACAACACCACGCATAGCTGATGCAATACAGCACAGTAAAACAACAGCTTGTATCAAGAGGCCCACACGCAGAGTGGATTAGCAAGTACCACAAAGATACAGTACAGCTTCAGTTAACATAGTACCACGTGCTAACTCTTATCAAGATTAGACAGCAAGATGTCTGAACGATCAATCAAAACCAGATCTAGGGTGTCACATTCATCCAGACTCTCAAACCGCTCCCAGGTATCTGACGCTGCGCTTCTCCGCGCAGAAGCTGCCGCTGCACTAGCTCAACTCACATTTACTGGGAAGGAAACAGAGCTAAAATTAGAGAAGACACGCTTAGAAGCTTCAATAGAGATTCTTAACTTACATAAGACGGTGGCAATCGCAAATGCCAAAGCAGATGCATTAGATGCAGCTCTTGACACTACAGAACAAGCAAGTCAGAAATTCACTATGCAGCCTGATGTAAAACCAGAAACTGCTATGCAACGTACCAAAGAATATGTGCTGAAACATTCACAGGAGTACAGTCCATCAATGCCAAGCCTAGAAAAGCTTAGTGAGTACAGAGACAGTGATGTTATCCCATCATCTGAGCAAAATCATAGTATACCTCTCCAGAACATTCCCTTAAAATGTGACTACATCTCACCACCAGATGGTGCTCTGTTACAAGAACAAAAGGATTTCAAACAATTGTATCCTGCTAATGTGAAAACTCCTGCAGCCAGAGATTATAATGACATTCAGTGGACTTTACCTGTTACTAATACATACAGCTATCCTCCTGTTACACGACCAAGGGTTCCTGATAGAGACAGTCATTCTCCAGAGGGATCATACCAGCACACGCCAGATGTGAAGCCAGCGCTCCCTATTAAGCCTGATTCAAACCAACTCACTGGCGATCAACAGATGTCAGACTTAGTGAGATTTATGGCACGCAGAGAAATGATAACATCAGGTCTTGTTCAGTTTGACGAGAAACCAGAAAACTACAGGGCTTGGAAGGCGTCATTTAAAAATGCTATAGAAGACCTTCACCTTTCATACAAAGAAGAAACAGATCTCCTAGTGAAGTGGCTAGGTCCAGAGTCCAGCAGACAAGTGAAAGGCATTCGGGCAGTATATGTCAATGATTCTTGTAAAGGACTACAGATGTCATGGCAAAGGTTGAACGAAGATTATGGAGCTCCAGAGAAGATAGAAAAATCCCTGTGGGACAGGATTGACAACTTTGGGAATATCTTTGAAAGAGATTGCAGCAAGAAACTTAGAGAATTCAGTGATCTGGTAATAGAACTGTTGGCAGCAAAAAATGAAGGATGCTTTCTAGGACTAGGTAATCTTGATTCCGCCAGAGGAATGGAAGACCTTGTAAAAAAGCTGCCAGATTCTCTAAAAAGGAAATGGGCATCCcatgggaccaagtacaaggaaatacatAATGTACTATTCCCACCATTCTCTTATTTCGTGCAATTTATCTCTCAACAAGCAAAGATGTACAATGACCCAGGTTTTGCTCAGACGTTCCAGACCTTTGGTGACAACAAGCCAGAGAAATACCGCTACAAGAACACCCCTCAGAGAAGCTCCATCAGGGTGCACAAGACTGAAGTATCTCAAGCTACAGGAAACTCTTCTGCTTTCACTGATGCTAAGACCATGGACTTAACAAAAGGATGTCCGATTCATCACAAACCTCATCCTCTGTACAAATGCAGAGGCTTCAGAAGTAAGTCCCTTGATGAGAGAAAGACTTtcttaaaacaaaacaatatttgttaCCGTTGCTGTGCCTCAAATGCACACCTTGCGAAAGACTGTGACAAACCAGTTAGCTGCACAGAGTGCAACAGTGACAGACACGTGTCTGCTCTTCATCCTGGTCCTGCACCATGGTCAGTCAGGCCGCCAGAAGGGAGTGATCATGGCGGGGAGGGAAAGGACAACGGTGCAGAGGCTACAGTAACTACAACATGTACCGAAGTGTGTGGAGGAGATCTTCGAGACAGATCATGCTCTAAAATCTGTTTAGTAAGTGTCTATCCTACAGGACAAAAGAACAGAGCAATCAAACTTTATGCTATTCTAGATGACCAAAGTAATAGGTCCCTGGTCAGGTCAGAGTTCTTTGAAATCTTCGGGTCAAAAGGCCAGCAGCTTCCATATTCTCTCAGAACCTGTGCAGGGGTGATTAACACTTCAGGAAGAAGAGCGCAAGGGTTTGAACTACAGTCTCTTGATGGCAAAACCACAATCTCATTACCCACACTCATTGAATGTAATGAGATACCGAACGACCGGACGGAGATCCCAACCCCTGAGGTGGCTCTTCATCACAATCATCTAAAGTCACTTGCTAGTGAGATACCCAAACTTGATCCATCAGCAGCTATCCTTATGCTGTTAGGAAGAGACATAATTAGGGTCCATAAAGTGAGGCAACAGATCAACGGACCACATAACGCTCCTTATGCACACAGATTAGACACAGGATGGGTCATAGTGGGCAATGTATGCCTGAAAGGAGTCCATAGACCAGACTTAGTACACTGTCTTTACACCAGAACCTCAGAAGAGAGCTGCAGATCCCTCTTTCCACCTTGTCCATACTTCTACAATGTGAGGGAAAACTATGACATGAATGTATGTGTAACCATGCAATCCACAGTGTCTACGTACAAATCCTCTTGCAAAGAGTTTGAGGATCATGTAAGCCACAGTATCTTTCAGAGAACAACAGAAGATGAGACGGTTGCTCCTTCTCTGGAAGATCTTGCCTTTATGAAAACAATGAATGAGGGTTTCTACAGAGCAGAAGACAGTAGTTGGGTAGCTCCTTTACCCTTCAAACCACAAAGAAAGCAGCTACCAAATAACAAAGAACAAGTCTTGCAACGTTTCAGGTCCTTACAGAGGTCTTTTAAAGTAAAACCTGACATGAGACAGCATTTCTTTGAATTTATGGGAAAGGTAATCCAAAATGGCCACGCAGAGATAGCACCACCTCTCAATCCAAGAGAAGAGTGTTGGTATCTGCCTCTCTTTGGAGTCTACCACCCCAAGAAACCCCAACAGATTAGAGTTGTCTTTGATTCAAGTGCACAGTGTTGTGGGGTATCCCTGAATGACATTCTGTTGAAAGGCCCAGACCTAAATAATAA contains these protein-coding regions:
- the LOC101734699 gene encoding uncharacterized protein LOC101734699; translated protein: MSERSIKTRSRVSHSSRLSNRSQVSDAALLRAEAAAALAQLTFTGKETELKLEKTRLEASIEILNLHKTVAIANAKADALDAALDTTEQASQKFTMQPDVKPETAMQRTKEYVLKHSQEYSPSMPSLEKLSEYRDSDVIPSSEQNHSIPLQNIPLKCDYISPPDGALLQEQKDFKQLYPANVKTPAARDYNDIQWTLPVTNTYSYPPVTRPRVPDRDSHSPEGSYQHTPDVKPALPIKPDSNQLTGDQQMSDLVRFMARREMITSGLVQFDEKPENYRAWKASFKNAIEDLHLSYKEETDLLVKWLGPESSRQVKGIRAVYVNDSCKGLQMSWQRLNEDYGAPEKIEKSLWDRIDNFGNIFERDCSKKLREFSDLVIELLAAKNEGCFLGLGNLDSARGMEDLVKKLPDSLKRKWASHGTKYKEIHNVLFPPFSYFVQFISQQAKMYNDPGFAQTFQTFGDNKPEKYRYKNTPQRSSIRVHKTEVSQATGNSSAFTDAKTMDLTKGCPIHHKPHPLYKCRGFRSKSLDERKTFLKQNNICYRCCASNAHLAKDCDKPVSCTECNSDRHVSALHPGPAPWSVRPPEGSDHGGEGKDNGAEATVTTTCTEVCGGDLRDRSCSKICLVSVYPTGQKNRAIKLYAILDDQSNRSLVRSEFFEIFGSKGQQLPYSLRTCAGVINTSGRRAQGFELQSLDGKTTISLPTLIECNEIPNDRTEIPTPEVALHHNHLKSLASEIPKLDPSAAILMLLGRDIIRVHKVRQQINGPHNAPYAHRLDTGWVIVGNVCLKGVHRPDLVHCLYTRTSEESCRSLFPPCPYFYNVRENYDMNVCVTMQSTVSTYKSSCKEFEDHVSHSIFQRTTEDETVAPSLEDLAFMKTMNEGFYRAEDSSWVAPLPFKPQRKQLPNNKEQVLQRFRSLQRSFKVKPDMRQHFFEFMGKVIQNGHAEIAPPLNPREECWYLPLFGVYHPKKPQQIRVVFDSSAQCCGVSLNDILLKGPDLNNNLLGVLLRFRKDTIAFMADIQQMFYCFLVRPEDRNYLRFFWHKDNDPAQDIIEWRMKVHIFGNRPSPAVAIYGLKQAACQEEKEFGADAKRFVKRDFYVDDGLKSVPTAAEAIDLLNRTRKMLACSNLRLHKIASNSSDVMAAFSSEDHATDLKDLNFNDDDLPMQRSLGICWDLKSDSLTFQVSSEKRPYTRRGVLSTINSLYDPLGIAAPVTIQGKALLRDLTSETQDWDAPLPEGKRLSWEDWKESLHQLKHIQVTRPYVSVSCSNAKYKELCVFSDASTQAIAAVAYLKAIDSESQVHIGFVLGKAKLAPCPELTVPRLELCAAVLAVDIAEFITKEIDTNIDSVSYFTDSRIVLGYICNEKRRFYVFVSNRVQRIRRSSLPEQWHYVSTESNPANLATRSVSAAHLKDTMWFTGPPFLSHSHHLKLETETFTLVDPAQDTEIRPQVTTLSTTSKDKELGSERFCRFSSWNTLTRALARLIHVAHLFKQKGDSQLDHCKGWHLCRELNLVHDFKKARSECSKRDFCKRNTEHCRKGRHAK